A portion of the Lolium rigidum isolate FL_2022 chromosome 1, APGP_CSIRO_Lrig_0.1, whole genome shotgun sequence genome contains these proteins:
- the LOC124702200 gene encoding HMG1/2-like protein isoform X2 — protein MKGAKSKGAAKAETKLAVKSKGAEKPAPKGRKTKPAKDPNKPKRAPSAFFVFMDEFRKEFKEKNPKNKSVAAVGKAAGERWKSLSESDKAPYVAKANKLKGDYNKAIAAYNKGESAAAATKKAAPAAKDEDDDEEESDKSKSEINDEDDDEGSDEDEDDDE, from the exons ATGAAGGGGGCCAAATCCAAGGGCGCCGCCAAGGCCGAAACCAA GTTGGCGGTGAAGAGCAAGGGGGCGGAGAAGCCGGCGCCCAAGGGCAGGAAGACCAAGCCCGCCAAGGACCCCAACAAGCCCAAGCGCGCACCCAGCGCCTTCTTCGTATTCAT GGACGAGTTCCGCAAGGAGTTCAAGGAGAAGAACCCCAAGAACAAATCTGTAGCTGCC GTCGGTAAGGCAGCCGGCGAGAGGTGGAAAAGCCTGAGCGAATCG GACAAGGCTCCCTAcgtcgccaaggccaacaagctcAAGGGCGACTACAACAAGGCCATTGCCGCATACAACAAGGGCGAG AGCGCTGCTGCGGCCACCAAGAAGGCCGCTCCTGCTGccaaggacgaggacgacgacgaggaggaatccGACAAGTCCAAGTCCGAGATTaatgatgaggacgacgacgagggtagcGACGAG gacgaggacgacgacgagtga
- the LOC124702200 gene encoding HMG1/2-like protein isoform X1 has translation MKGAKSKGAAKAETKLAVKSKGAEKPAPKGRKTKPAKDPNKPKRAPSAFFVFMDEFRKEFKEKNPKNKSVAAVGKAAGERWKSLSESDKAPYVAKANKLKGDYNKAIAAYNKGEVSTSAAAATKKAAPAAKDEDDDEEESDKSKSEINDEDDDEGSDEDEDDDE, from the exons ATGAAGGGGGCCAAATCCAAGGGCGCCGCCAAGGCCGAAACCAA GTTGGCGGTGAAGAGCAAGGGGGCGGAGAAGCCGGCGCCCAAGGGCAGGAAGACCAAGCCCGCCAAGGACCCCAACAAGCCCAAGCGCGCACCCAGCGCCTTCTTCGTATTCAT GGACGAGTTCCGCAAGGAGTTCAAGGAGAAGAACCCCAAGAACAAATCTGTAGCTGCC GTCGGTAAGGCAGCCGGCGAGAGGTGGAAAAGCCTGAGCGAATCG GACAAGGCTCCCTAcgtcgccaaggccaacaagctcAAGGGCGACTACAACAAGGCCATTGCCGCATACAACAAGGGCGAGGTATCCACG AGCGCTGCTGCGGCCACCAAGAAGGCCGCTCCTGCTGccaaggacgaggacgacgacgaggaggaatccGACAAGTCCAAGTCCGAGATTaatgatgaggacgacgacgagggtagcGACGAG gacgaggacgacgacgagtga